From the Triticum urartu cultivar G1812 unplaced genomic scaffold, Tu2.1 TuUngrouped_contig_4578, whole genome shotgun sequence genome, the window TGCGTTCAATCATGCAATGGAGATAATAGAGCAACCCCTCAAACAAAAGCCCGTACGTAAGAACACAATCAGGTAGTAGAGCAGCCCctcaagaaaagaaaagaaagaatagaACATGCTTTGGTTAAGAACAAACCGTCATGTAGAGCTCCTCCAGGGACGGCGCCGCTTCCAAGAAGAACATTGTCCAGGTGAGATCATACCCTTCAGGAATATTAACTAGATTGAGAATCCTTAGTTGCTGGAACACATGTGCCTGCCTTCTGGTCAAACACTCTGGTTGAACCCAAATCTGCAACAATAAGCAACACGATAGGATGAGTACAGAACAAGTGCAAGCCAGGACAAAGCAATCAATCCAACTTACCTTTTCACATTTAAACCCCAACGTCATGTCTCGAACAGAGGTCTCATGAAGCAGTGTACTCAGCTTGACCATTTTGTGCATAGTGCGAGCAATATTTGAAAGTCTCAGCACCCCAAGCAATGGGACGTAGCCCAGTGACAGTGGTAGTTCTTGTGAAGATCTCCAAAACAAAAACGCCAGGCAGGTGAGATTGGGAACCCAGGTGAGTTCGACCATGTCAAACCGGCAATCGAAAATACTGAGCTCACTGAGCTGTGCGTGTTCAACTTGGAGCGTTATCCAATCCGATGTGTCGCAATTGTGAAAACCTAAATAATTTAATTGCTTGCAAGTGACAAGGATGCTGGAGACAAAGTCCGATTCAGGGAACCTCAAATTCGCCAGCTCGAGGCGTGTGAGACCAGCAAATGCATTGAGGCACTCATTAAAAAATGACACAAACCGTGTCCCATAGTTCAGCACATCATCAGGAATGAGCGTGTGTTCCTTCTCTGTCAAAACTGTGAATTCGGCTTTATCAACCTTGTGTGTCGCCATGGCATTGCCAACAGTATGCCCAATGGATATGGGGGCATCACCTCTCAAGTAGAACGCCATGCTCAAGAGGCGGATGGTGCATCCACCAGGATCCCTGTGTTCCAGCATGCTCTTTGTCGCTTTGACCACGGCTGCATTGGCTGCATTGATTGCATTGATCCGACGCAATGTATTGATCTTAGCCAATTTTTCATCCAATTCATCATCAGATACGCTAGTTTGTGAGGGCATGAAATTGCGAGCACTTATTTTAAGCCATGAAAGCTTGGCAGGAAGCTGACTCCAATGTCTGGAGAGGACACTGGTTCTTGTAACGTCACGGCAATTGAGACGGTCAAGAATGTTGACCAGTATGTCGTTGGGCAACTTGCTGAGCCTATCATCTTCATTATATTTCTGCATTTGGCATTGGAATAAATCAGAGTTGTTAGCACATTTTACAGACAAATGCGCGATATTGATAGTCTCAGAGATGCAATTTGTCTACTGCCACACAAATGAGGCTTTGATTTGAttaagacaatacaaaattgatTAAAAAAATGTACCAAAAACTAATCTTTGAAAGACTCGAAAATTGCAATCTTGATGCTGTCTGAAAGACTGAAATTTGACCCCTGGTTGCTAAGGACACCCCCATGGCTCCCTCGTAGTTCTGCTCATGACAATTTATTATACTTTCCCACAGAAGGGAGCAAATTTGATTATACAGACATTATAGTTTCCAACAAAAAGAACAATTTTTTTATATGTTCGCACTACCTTTTATTATTACTTGTTGTGAGAAATACTACAACATATACTCCAAAAAGTACTACGTAAGAAAAAGGATTTGGAGGACCAACTCACCAGCTCGTCGAGGAAGGAT encodes:
- the LOC125528025 gene encoding uncharacterized protein LOC125528025 translates to MARTSRRRRAAKLMAKPSVKAESFLDELKYNEDDRLSKLPNDILVNILDRLNCRDVTRTSVLSRHWSQLPAKLSWLKISARNFMPSQTSVSDDELDEKLAKINTLRRINAINAANAAVVKATKSMLEHRDPGGCTIRLLSMAFYLRGDAPISIGHTVGNAMATHKVDKAEFTVLTEKEHTLIPDDVLNYGTRFVSFFNECLNAFAGLTRLELANLRFPESDFVSSILVTCKQLNYLGFHNCDTSDWITLQVEHAQLSELSIFDCRFDMVELTWVPNLTCLAFLFWRSSQELPLSLGYVPLLGVLRLSNIARTMHKMVKLSTLLHETSVRDMTLGFKCEKIWVQPECLTRRQAHVFQQLRILNLVNIPEGYDLTWTMFFLEAAPSLEELYMTVIDHPCEMLMDEELRREEFYSDNKGVEWESPTSNFKHHRLAKLTIFCFQSEDYMMSHVRRVMEAAVNLEDVYLFDRLTCDGCRGVTPLKPIRFPAESRHRRWVEKQIRKGGIESLATIHFLGTDAIRGDILARIATGY